AGACTCATGGGCATCAAACACAAGTCTATATTGATTACGCCCTAAGCTCACAACGTTCgaaatgaaagtcatgaacgaattACGAAgatagagaatagaagttctgcaactattcaaggaactaagGTTAACTATATTTCTGAAGCAATTAGTAACGTTATAGAAGAAACATAGTATAGGGAGATTCATTAACATTCCTAAACATATAGAGTTAGTTTCACATACCTTGACTCTTGCCTTTTTAAGCGTATCACAATGTTTGTCGTCTCTTTCAACGATAATCTGTGGCAATATATATCAAGAGGAACTAATATTAACACTAATGCTCATGTATTAGTCACTTACGCATTTTATCAAATATTTGGTGGGCATAAAGCTTCATGACCCTTATTAACGGTATTTTTACACCCAACAACTCATTCTCTGGCTCCTAGATAATTCTAAATTCTCAAATTGTTATAATCAATACCATCCTTCATCACCCATAAGATAAACAACACCCtgaatcaacaatcaacaacccaaactTATAACCATTCATACTTTTCTATCAAtctcatcaactcatatctcatgaacttagagtctataatcattaatccaatgctatAATCATTTAGAGGGTGAAGTTATTACTTTTTTGATGTTCATTCCTATTGAATTCGAGTTATAGGATTTCTTTTCTCAATAATGATGTCTtgatcgaatatctaatgatttgaagggtttacccatgttaataaggtgttggagaattgaaattaacttagaatcatcattagaacttaccttggatgaTGGAGGGACCCTAGAGGAAGTTAGGTTCTTGAGAGCTTCTCTTTCTAGAGCTAATTTACGTGTTTGGGGTGTAAGGAACGAGGTAGGGATTTTAAAACGACTTCCTAGGTGCGCCCCCATGCAGCTGATGCACACCTGAACATGCAGCAAAGGCAGTGGCACTGCCAAGAGTGCGTCGTTGCACACGTGGCAGCTGGGCACGTAGCTGAGCATGCAGACGCATTGTCCAGTAAAACGCACATGACTTTTTGCACAGAGATCCGTTGGGATCCAAAACATATCATTGGAAAGGTATTTCAAAGGACCGCAAATTTTATGTTTTAAGTTTTCTCATTCTAAACAAATTTTCACGAAATCAGGCTGGAAAACAGATCTTTCATAAACTTAGTCGATTCTatcgaatcttatgcacctcactctcCGTCTTTCTTTCAAAAGCAATAATGTCTACCCATACTCATCCCGATAGGAATACTCATTTAACATATTCACACCTAATCCAAATTTATGTAGTATTACAAGTATAAATTAAAAACTTAATCCATAAATCTTATATAGAAGAAGAAATTTATTTTCTATAATAGAGAAAATATATTATAGAAGAATATGAGAAGGGGAATAAAAATAGGATGAAaacgaaaaaagaagaagaaagagatggTAGAAACAAAAacggaaaaagaaaaaagttaaaTTAATGAAAGATAATTTGAGAAATATAAATTTATGGCAAGGATAATTTTTGTCTTCAAAAAAGTTAACTTTTTCTTCTCAAAACCACTTTTGCAACTTGGCGAAACACTCAATTTTTCAAAAAGTACTTTGTTTTACCCAAAAAAAATTCCCTTGGCCAAAGAGGCTCTACATCGGCTTCTACATCCCCAATTTCCATCGGCTCTCTCAATCTATCCAACGTAGAAGGTGTGTCTTCTTTGCTGTCCGGTCAAACCCATATAATGCATGCGATTTCTAATAATCCATTAGTTCGAGTACGGATCTACGATTGAGCTAATGATTTATCTTTGCTGagaagtttgatttttgagtaCTGCTTCTATTTAATTTCgtgaattttgaggtgattcaggTGAAAGGTTAGACTACTGCAATGAAGATAATGTAATTTAAAAATTCATTCCTCTTCCTCATGCTCACTGCAAATTGACTAGTCTTCCTCTTTAATTTTAAACTTCAAAAGATTCTTCAATTTTGATGCATACATTAAGTTCACCTCCATCCCACAAATCTCCTTGTTTACTCAtaaaacggtacagttgaatttatacgtggtttctagACAAGTGCACTAATTTGACCCAGAAATAATAAAGCAATTGAAGAATAATATGATACTTTCCGGGAACTAGCTTTTCGGGCGCAAGCTTCCGAGAAAGTAggtaaaatagcagaaataacgATTCCGGGAATTAACTATCCGGGCGCAGCAATGATGAGATCAAAAGCAAGAAAGTAAATGATATTAAGCTTTGTATAGAATACAATATAAATTTGTCAGAAAATTCGTATCTTTTACGGTGATAATTGAGCTTTCTATTTATAGCTATGTCTTGGGAAGGAGGTCCTAGGATCGTGCCctcctttaatgtcaattatgagggtcattaATGAAGGTGTAACGGTGTAAATAAATGTCAAATTCCTTATAACAGGCAACCGTTCTTAATACTATAAAATATTCTCTATTAAATACTACCGGATGCAAAACATTTAATACACCTTTATGAACATTCTCTCCCGATGACAAGCGAAATAGCTCCGTTCGGTGACCATCTCCATCTTGGATTCCATGTGTCCTTTCTTTAGGTGACCACGTGTCATATCATATTTTCCCTATACACTCCCCCTACATGAACTTTGAGAAAAAGAAATGCGAAGGTTCGTTTGAACATTGCTCGCCTTTATGGGATATTAGCAAAACCAAATAACCAGGAAACATTCGGAATATTCATGGATCATTGAAAGATAAAAAAAActaacaaatcaaaaacaaaaacttAAGGGAAAAAAATTCGAAGGATAAAGATGTAGAAATAACTAGGCTGGGAAAGAAGGTTGCAGTGAAGCAACTGTTTGCTTGATCCAATATCTGCAATGATTTCTTGCTTAGTTTGGTTCTTTTACTATACATGTTGCGTGTCTCACTTCTCGATTTGTTACCAAGGCCATTCCAAGTTGTCCTCTAGTTCTGCCAAGGCAGCTTCCTCAGTGTAGTTCTCCTCATCGAAATCAAAATCGCTATCATCTTCTGCTCCTGCATCTTTGGTACCAAATTTGTCACCAATCAGTAAGAAGAAAATAGTATATGGTTAGTCTGAGAAACAGAAAGCTAAATAAATCTTAAACCTGTAGTTCTGTGCACAAAATCCTCAAACAAGTTCTCGTACAAGATCGACCTCACAGCTGCATGTTCATTGGATTTAGGCAAAAAGTAGTCTGGGTGAGAAAAGTAGTAATGACGAGCTGCAACCTGATATATAGGCATATAACTTCCCATGACACACTGCTCTTGCATAGAACTGCTTGGATACCGATGTTGGATTGCTAGCTCTTTTGATTCACTAGTTGATGTTAAGTGCTGGTCTGTTTCTGGTCTGTCACATTCAATGCTGGCTCCAAACTCTTTCATTTGAAAAGTATAACTCCAACCAAGTACTGAGACGTTAATCTCGTCACCAGCTTGTATATACTTTCCAAATTTCCAGTGGCATAAAAATGTCAGATCTTCATTTGATCCTGGAATGCCTATGAATGTTGGAGCGTAAATCCACTTGTCACCGCTGATCACATTACTTagtttgatgaaaaaggaatacCAGTTCCCAAATTGGTTTTCACCCCAGCGTTGAAATCGATGACGAGTGGAACGTGAATATACAATGCAGATATTAAGTCCTATTATCTTTGTATTAGTATGAGAATCAACTTTCAGAGTCAATATGCTTTCTTCACCCTTGTTGCTGAACCAACTTGGAATGTCACTTCCAGGAAAGTATGTGCTGAAGATTCCAAACTCGTAGAGTCCCTAAAGGAAAAAAAAGATAAAGCATGATAAACTTGCCATAGGAGTTggctttttttcttttgtatttgtTTCTGTCGTACTTTGTAGAGATGGACTCTAGTAGATAAGAATGCTTAAGTCTCAGATGAAAGTCATGCTAATAAAAAACGCGTATACCTGCACAGAATATTTCCTCTTTGTGTCTGTAAGCCTATTGAATAGTTCTACCTCTGCATTTTCTATATCTTCCAGGTTGAGATGGCTTAAAATGTTCAACATTTCCCCCTTAAAGTTACCGACTGGCTCTAACTTGAACAGTCCAGGAATCTCAGTTAGTTTCTCGCTGCCTCTAACATCCAAGAGTAGAGTTTGAGTTTCCCATAGGTTTGGCAGATTTGTAACTCTTTCTAATGATGTGCAGTCTATAGCCTTCAGCTTGATGAGGCTCGGAGGTAGCTTGGGAAGCGATTGGAGGCTTGGGCATGCATCTAGCCAAAGTTCCTGAAGCATATTTAgatttgtgatattttgtggcAGGTTACAAATCAGGTTTTCGCTTAGATTCAAGTGCCTTAACGAGGAAAGATTGCAAAGACCAAGGGATAGAAAATCATCTGTTAGCCTGCATTTTGCAAGACTCAAGCTAACCAGGGAACTTGATAAAGAAGACAAGGAGAAGTTGTTATAATCTGGAGATTTTCGTAATCTTGATGACCAAGATTGCCAGAGCTCAGTCCATGATTTCTCCTGATTGTAACTTATTTCATCTGCTTTGAGCGTTGTTAAGAATTCCAGCTTTCCTAATTCCATTGTTGATATAGAAAGTCTAGAGCAGCCAGAAATGATAAGTGTTTCCAAGGACTTAAGCTTACAAAAGCTTCTTGGCAGATTCCTCAGATTCTTACAGTCTCTCAAGTTAAACAAAACAAGTGCCTTAGCGTCTCCGATCGACTCATGAATACTGAACAATCTTATACAGTCCTTTAGGATGAGTCTTTCCAGATTAGGAAGCCCAGAAAAATCAGGAGTCCTTCTTAGGAAATGAGAATGACTGAGATTGAGAACTTTTAATTGCTTGAGCACCTGAAATAGCAAATATCAACTTCATTAGGTTTATTAAACAAAGCGGTTACTACTTCCCCTACTGCTAAAACATGAAAGTACAACATATACCCTGGTTCCATCCCAGGCTTGTTCCAATTTGCTTTTCCTCATATCAAGAGCAACCAGGCTCTCCAAAGGAAAATCCTTCGGAATGAACTTCAAATAAAATCCATGCCAATGAAGTGATCTTAAATTCTTTGGAAACCAACTATAGCTGCCAGTGAACCTTGTATcagtaagctgtagaattctcaGTCTCTTCATCTTTGAAAATGCATCAAGTTCAAACTGTACACCATTTGAAATTTCTGAAAACACATTTGTGAACAGCTCGAAAACAGTTAACCTCCGTTGCTTTTGTGAGTTGACATCACTCACCACCAGCGATCTCTCACCTGCAGGATCATTAGAGCGGTTGTGTCTAGCGTCATTCACACTTAGATTTGATCCGATATATTTGACTTCCTTCAACAGTCGCATGTCAAGCACTAGGCCTTGGATATTTTCAGTGCCCTGATGAAAAGCAACAAATCATATTCATTAAGGGATACTGAAATGCATGTTCAAAATCATGGAGTCAGATTCTTACTGTTTTTGCCTGCAATATGTTGAAGGATTCTTTATGTAGCCAAATTCTGCTTCTTTTCCAAGGCTCTCGAGGTGATTCTTGGCGAATAATTTCTCTTCCCATGTCTTGAAGTAGTTGATGCACCATCAGTTTTTTATTGTCAGTGACTGCTAATAAGCATCTATCGATAAGAATCTGAATTCCAACAACTGAAAAGAACCCACATCCATCAAGTATCGTTACTGCATAATCTTTGTCCTTCCCGACAAAGAAATAGATAATATCAAGGAATAGGTTCTGGACATTATCATCAGGTAGACATTCATAACTTATCCTTAGTTTTTCCAGGATTTTACTGTCTGGAATCGCTTTCAATTTCCTTAATGCGCTTTCCCACACCTCTGTGCTTCTGTCACAAAGAGAGGAACCCAAAACTTTAAGAGCCAATGGAATTCCCTGACAATGAACTATAACATCTGTTGAAAGATTCATATAATCTAAGGGTGGATATTTTGCCCCAAATGCATGCCAACTGAACAGCTGCAGTGATTCTCTAGCATCCAAAGAGTTCAGCTTATACATCTTACATCTACAGGCTTCACTGGAATTTAGTAAGTGTCCATTTCTTGTTGTTATGATAATTTTACTACCTGGATAAAACAATTGCCGCATACCAATTACAGCATTTAGCTGATCTAACTCGTCCACATCATCGAGAACAACAAGAACTTTTTTGCAGCTGATGGCTTCTTGAATCTTGACAGCCCCTTCATTGACATTATACAACTTCTCAACATTCTTCCCAAGAATATTTGAGAGAAGTTGTCTTTGTAGACGAGCTAAACCATCGTACTTTTCTAATGCTTTTCTCACATCTGCAAGAAAGCTGCTTCCCTCAAATCTGTCAAAGTTCAGGTTATAAACTGTTTTCGCTATTGTAGACTTCCCAATTCCTGCCATACCATGTATTGCCAGGATATCTACAGTGGTTGATTCCTCTTGCAACCATAAGTTAAGGTCTTTAACTCGAGAATCTATTCCAATTGGATGGAGGGCAACACTTAAAATTGTGCGATTCAGTTTACTTGCAACGACCTTGACGATTTCTTGAATAAACCTTGATTCATACCTGAAAATTTGATGGAATCCAGTCATGGGGCGAAGCTGCATGTTATAAAGGGCGTCGGAAAATTACACTgcgtatataggtaaaatattagattttaaaggtatataacatatattgaacacttCCTCTTGAGTAAATTCGTGGCTTTGCCACTGAATCCAGTAGTGTTACCATAAGTAATTAGCACTAACTAACAAGAACCGAGTGACTGAAAAACAGAAAAGGTTTTGAAGAGATTACCCATCAGCTTGATTCTGTAAGACCATTCCTCCCAAATCAGCAACTTCTCTAAAGGCAGCCCTCCATTTGTCCACCTTCTCCATCCATTCCTTTCTCCTTTCGTCGTTCTCTGTTTTATATCTCTCTTCATACCTAAAAAAAGCTTCTTCGAAGCATCCTTTCTGCTTCCGGACTTGTGATGGATCCACATCATAAAACACAGGCAAAACAAAATGTCCAAAAGCTTTCTTGCTTTCAAGAATATACACAAGTTCATCAAGGCAATTCTGTGAAGAAGCATAGTCTTTCGAAAAAACAACTATTAGAATCCTGTATTCCTGAATTACTTTCTGCACTTTTTTCTGATGTTCCTCTTCTTCCACAAGCTCTTCATCAAACTTGAATGCGCGAATACCAGCATTTACCAAAGCTGTTTGAAGATGATCTCCAAATGTATTGCTTACTTCTTTGCTTCTGGAACTTAAGAATACATGATGAACAAACTGAGACATTTTTTCTGATTGACTTTTGGCAACAGGATGGAATGGAAGTGTAGAAAAAGCTAGCAATGCAGTACAAGAGTAGATAGGCCACCTCAATATTCAAGATGAAAAGGAATATTCTATACATTTATTGGAAAAAAAATAAAGTCAATGAATCTAACCCCACATGGATTCACCTAATATGGGAGTAATTGGAGGAGTTTCCAAGCAAGTTATTAAAGTTAGGCCAAGAAAGAAGCCAATCTAAGAGGAGGAGAAACTCCAAACGAACAAAACATTGTAGTTTAGGAAACAAATTATCATTCTCTTACCTTCCGTCCAAATTTATTTACTTTAGTATAACAAATTATTAATAGAATAATTGATATATAATGTGATAGAGCATTATATCGAATGTATAAGTATTAATACAGTCAAATTTTCTGGAAAAACTTGTCATATATAAAGTCAGAGGGGTTACATATTTATTTTTTTCTCGACCAAGTGGTGCCTAACTGAAGAAGGTAATCCATGACAGAAAATATGTGATGCATTAGGACAAAAGGAAATTCCAGGGACACTAGAAATTTAAATGATGATAGCttttgaatcttcaacttatgaGGCTTGTTCGATGAATCTGATCATTTGACTTTAGAATTGCGCCATTTTATTCCTCTGATTCCACGTGGACACCCAATTTTCTTTGCTCtacgtttttttctttttcattacaTTAGGGGGGTCAAAGATAACTTGGAATCAAAATTCATAAAAGACTCATTGATAAAGTTAAATTATAAAgttcggtttttttttttttttaaccggGGAACCATCCGATTCCAGATCCGGACGCTGGATGGAGTTTTACAACACAAAAAAGTTCCAACTTTGATTTAGTTGAAAATCAAAATACATTTTACCTCGTGAACACCTCATTCGACACAAAATTTTCTGTTAAAACAGTACAGAGTTTGAAAAAAGTTCATCACACAA
The Nicotiana sylvestris chromosome 11, ASM39365v2, whole genome shotgun sequence DNA segment above includes these coding regions:
- the LOC104226353 gene encoding disease resistance protein RPV1-like, producing MSQFVHHVFLSSRSKEVSNTFGDHLQTALVNAGIRAFKFDEELVEEEEHQKKVQKVIQEYRILIVVFSKDYASSQNCLDELVYILESKKAFGHFVLPVFYDVDPSQVRKQKGCFEEAFFRYEERYKTENDERRKEWMEKVDKWRAAFREVADLGGMVLQNQADGYESRFIQEIVKVVASKLNRTILSVALHPIGIDSRVKDLNLWLQEESTTVDILAIHGMAGIGKSTIAKTVYNLNFDRFEGSSFLADVRKALEKYDGLARLQRQLLSNILGKNVEKLYNVNEGAVKIQEAISCKKVLVVLDDVDELDQLNAVIGMRQLFYPGSKIIITTRNGHLLNSSEACRCKMYKLNSLDARESLQLFSWHAFGAKYPPLDYMNLSTDVIVHCQGIPLALKVLGSSLCDRSTEVWESALRKLKAIPDSKILEKLRISYECLPDDNVQNLFLDIIYFFVGKDKDYAVTILDGCGFFSVVGIQILIDRCLLAVTDNKKLMVHQLLQDMGREIIRQESPREPWKRSRIWLHKESFNILQAKTGTENIQGLVLDMRLLKEVKYIGSNLSVNDARHNRSNDPAGERSLVVSDVNSQKQRRLTVFELFTNVFSEISNGVQFELDAFSKMKRLRILQLTDTRFTGSYSWFPKNLRSLHWHGFYLKFIPKDFPLESLVALDMRKSKLEQAWDGTRVLKQLKVLNLSHSHFLRRTPDFSGLPNLERLILKDCIRLFSIHESIGDAKALVLFNLRDCKNLRNLPRSFCKLKSLETLIISGCSRLSISTMELGKLEFLTTLKADEISYNQEKSWTELWQSWSSRLRKSPDYNNFSLSSLSSSLVSLSLAKCRLTDDFLSLGLCNLSSLRHLNLSENLICNLPQNITNLNMLQELWLDACPSLQSLPKLPPSLIKLKAIDCTSLERVTNLPNLWETQTLLLDVRGSEKLTEIPGLFKLEPVGNFKGEMLNILSHLNLEDIENAEVELFNRLTDTKRKYSVQGLYEFGIFSTYFPGSDIPSWFSNKGEENNRT